One Drosophila subpulchrella strain 33 F10 #4 breed RU33 chromosome 2R, RU_Dsub_v1.1 Primary Assembly, whole genome shotgun sequence genomic window, ATAGTGCGTAGCTGATGAAGTGCGTTTCGAGAGCCTCTGTTCTCGATGGCAAACTAAATATTGGCCCGTGTACAAAAGCAATTATCCACATAACTTACTGACCCAGTGTGTCTTTATCACTTTATAATTACAGCTAGAACGCGCTACCAAGTTGGAGCTGTGCTCGATCCTGATCCTCGTGGTCATTAGCCTGAGTATCTACACCTTCTACGCCACCTTGAGTTCATACCTGAGATCGGTGATCTTATCGCTAAGGCTCACGGGTCCACCATCGCTCCCTCTTTTAGGAAACTGCATGCTGGTCACGGATAAGGACTGTAAGATACCTTAGAAATTATCAGAAagaatattttcatattatttttttgtatactGCCTAAAAACCCCATGAAgtcaaattttaaatgaaattctTTAAGAACTCGCTTTATAAAAACACTGAGGATCCTGTAACAAATAACTCATTTTGTAACGATTTTTAGTCTGCATGTTAAactaaaaattagttttataactttttaaacgTAGGCTTTGAGTTTAAAACCTACTTTTAGTTtaatatgtacattgtacactTCATGGGCCCTATAGTATTTAATGACGAATATGTAGAGTATGTAAAATCAGATTAAATCCTTAAACCCCTTCTTGCAGTGATGAATAAATGCGCTGGAAAAGCCTTTGATTTATATGGATCTCTGGTGCGGATCTGGGTGCTACTCTTTCCCTTCTTTGCCGTACTGGAGCCGGAGGACCTGCAGGTTATACTCTCCTCCAAGAAGCACACCAACAAGGTGTTCTTCTACCGGCTGATGCACAACTTTCTGGGTGACGGGCTGATAACCAGCAGTGGCTCCAAGTGGAGTAACCATCGCCGGCTCATCCAGCCAGCCTTTCATCACAGCCTGTTGGAGAAGTTCATAGACACCTTTGTGGATGCCTCGCAGTCGCTCTACGAGAATCTAGATGCCTCCGCCGTCGGCTCAGAGATCAATATCGCCAAATATGTAAACAGCTGTGTGCTGGACATACTCAATGGTGAGTCTCCAGGAGTTTCCTTGAGGCAATTCCCTTACTTAATCTTTAAATCATTCACAGAGGCCGTTTTGGGAGTGCCCATCAAGAAAAAGGGCCAGGAGGCGGTCAGCATGGAGGATTCACCCTTCCGCCAGGGCAAGCTTATGATGCCCACGCGGTTCACCCATCCCTGGCTGCTGCTGGACGGGATCTACCACTGGACCAAGATGGCCAGCGATGAGCTTAACCAGAAGAAGCGACTTAACGACTTCACTCGCAAGATGATCCAGCGACGTCGTCAGATCCAGAACAATAACAATGGGAATGGCGAGCGGAAGTGCCTGCTGGACCACATGATCGAGATCTCCGAGAGCAATCCGGACTTCACGGAGGAGGATATCGTCAATGAGGCCTGCACCTTCATGCTGGCTGGCCAGGATTCGGTGGGCGCCGCCGTGGCCTTCACTCTCTTTCTGCTCACTCAAAATCCCGATTGCCAGGAACGCTGTCTCCAAGAGCTGGAGACCATCTTCGGGGGCAGCAATAGGGCCCCCTCGATGACCGATCTGCACGAGATGCGCTACATGGAGATGTGCATCAAGGAGGCACTGCGTCTGTACCCCAGTGTCCCGCTGATTGCCCGCAAGCTGGGCGAGGAGGTTCGCTTGGCGAATCACACTCTGCCCGCCGGGAGCAACGTCTTTATCTGCCCCTATGCCACCCATCGTCTTGCCCGCATCTATCCCGATCCGGAGAAGTTCCTGCCGGAGAGGTTTTCGCCAGAGAACTCGGAGAACCGCCACCCGTACGCCTTCATTCCGTTCAGCGCCGGACCGAGGTACTGCATCGGCAACCGGTTCGCCATCATGGAGATCAAGACCATTGTGTCGCGGCTGCTGCGCAGCTTCCAGTTGCTTCCAGTCCCCGGAAAGACCACCATTGCGGCCACCTTCCGGATCACGCTGAGAGCCTCCGGCGGACTGTGGGTGCGCCTCAAGCCCCGCGATCATCCGCTAACCGATCACTGATCACTGATTTCTGATCCCTTTTTCGTTACATTAACTTTAATTAGTATggtaaatatgtatataaatcGATACAATAATTTAAACACTTAGCTGCCTCTAGCCTAAGTACAGTCCCTCTGACTGGAGGGAGTGCATCCACCTGGATGCCGACATATCCTACTGTGAGTGTGGGGTTGGGTGTGCACTGTGTGTTGTGGATCCTGGACTGTGGGTGCGTTCTGATCCGCAGTCGCTTCGCATTCGCTTCATATTCGAGTGTTCGTAGAGTTTCTCTGGGGTTTCTTGCTTAACAATGCTATATCTGCTAAATCTGTAATAAAGTTATGTTGGTCGGCATTTAACCGACTTAATCTAGGACGTGATATGCTGCGTTTCGTTGTTGAATCGGTTGATGAGACGTCGAGCGCGTGATTCGCGACCTGTCTCCGTGTTCGCCGTGTTCccattgccattgccattgccaATACTTTTGGCATTGCCAAACTGCCGCTGAGCACTGGCCACCGTGTGCTGTTGGGCAAGTCGCTCGGCGGCCTCGCGGACCCGCTGGCTCATCAGCCGCGTCGGCGTGGCGGATCGCTGGGGCAGCGGAGAGCTGGGCATGGACCGCGCCTGAGGAGGTCTGCCTTTGGAGGATCCACTGGGCAGGCTGGAAGCGGTGCCTCGTCCCGTTTTCCCCGACTCCTCTGCtgtaacacaaaaaaaacaggGGGTTAATCAAGCAGTGGGTTTCAAAGATGAGCCACAAACGGATCATGATCATATTGCAGGGTCAGTAAGTTCTTACTCATTGACtattttaagaattattcgATTATGTTGTTTACTATTTCAAAAACGATAAGGTTATGGTTTGACCTATTTGTCATCGTGAGCAAATAAAATGGATATTATCTATACagtcaaataaaaatgttagtaAGCTAATAAAAAGTGGAACAGTAAGAACAATTATCTGCCTATTGAATTGAAAACTtcgtattttatataaaagttaagtacaataaaacaatattaaatgggatgatttaatataaaaatattagaatAACGGTAGAAGGTATATGTAATTAGTAAGACATTTACTTAAGGCATTTTATAAGGCCAATAAGTTTTAAGTCCTTgagttaaatatatttgttgaatttaatatttccatatttaaaataaataatgcaaTGGATGAAAATCATAGCggataataattaatttttatatgtAAGAGACAATTTTGTAGATATTGTTTGATTTAAGTGATGTCATTTTAATGATTCAAGTTATTTACTGTTCAGCAATTATAATTGTAAAACCCAAGAAATACATTCAGATTAGTTCCCTGTTTAAAATTATTGTTTTCAAAACAATACGTTCAAGATCCGTTCGGGGTCATGGGAAAAAGTTACTTCTACTGATGCGTCCCACACTCGCCACCTTGGCTATTTTGAAGGGCTCAAAGGCAAGCGGAGGTTTGTTAGCAGCGGATGCGGATGCAGAAGCAGGAGGGGACACCTGGAACCTGTCCTTCAGCTGGGACACCTTCAGCTTGGACTCACACAGAGGCTTGACCTGGGGCTTGGCCTTAGGCTTCTCCCGGGCGGCACTGTCCTCCAGTGACTTTTTCCGCATCTTGATGGTGTTGGTGAAGTCGGATCGCATGATGGCCTCGCCGCCCTTGGCGGGCAGTTCCAGGGTGACAGGGTGAAGCTCCGCGTCCTGGACAACGGTGGGCGAGGAGGAGCTCGCCTTGGCAATCGCCTCCAGCTTTGACTTGGCCAACGAGAGGAGCAGCGTCTCCTGGGCTCCACTGCAGTTGGAGCACTCGCTGTAGCCGGAGTCACTTCGCTCACTGCACTGTGATTTATCGCGCAGCTTAAGTACGGTACGCTTCTCCACTGGCGGCATCTCCACGCTGAAGTCGTCCTCCTCTTCGTGGAGGGATGTCATCTGGGAACTCATCCCAATGCCAATGGCACTGGCCGTCAGCATGCTCAGTCCCGAAATCGAGGGCCTTGGACTACTCAGTGCGCCCATGGCAATGGCTGAGTTCCTTCGCGACACCGACAAACTGGCCATGCGTCCAAGAGCACGGATGGCATTGCCCGTTTTCTGGAGGGTTAGCAGGAGCAGCAgtagcaggagcagcagcagcaggagcagcagcagcaggagcagcaagCAACAGCGGGCAGGGTTAAAAAGGTAGCAGCACTGGGTTAGGATCTAAACGAGCAGCTGGCCTTAAGCATTTACTAACCTGCCACTTGCGCCGAATGATGAACTTCTTCAGCTTGTCCGTGCAGATCTTGTTGTTACTGAGATGGTCATCGTGGCGCTGGCACAACCACTTGGATTCCAGGCACTGCTGGGCGGTCAGGCGCTCCTCCTTTCGGTGCACCAGCAACTGTGAGATAAAGTCCTTGGCCTCCTGGGAACTATAAAAAGGCAGACATAAGTAAGGATAATAGATAATATAGTGAATTCTTCATGGCATGGATCATGGCTTTTCTATGGTTATTTGTTATCTAGATTGACATATTAGATAGGTTCCATTGTATAGAGCTTTAGATTGATTCATGGATAACAGAAGTCTgcgaattctttagaaatggaaacaaaacatttttagaATTTATAAAGAGTTCATGGAGATGCTACAATACAACTCATACGATTATGCCGATTTCATTATTATTAGGTACATCTTAAGGGATACTGTATCATATGACTTACACGCAGTCGAAGGCCTCGTCATCGTAGTCGTAATCGGCTCTTGTAATGTTCGAGAAGGTTTCCACATCGGTGTCGCCCATGAAGGGGGAAAGACCCGATAGCCTGGAAAATACGTTTTAGAGCAACTTATCCCATAACTTAGATTCTAAACTCACAGCACATAGCATATGACACCTACGCTCCACATATCGGACTTAAATCCAATGGGTTCGTAGCTAATGATCTCTGGTGGTATAAACTCGGGCGTTCCAAAGAGGACGCGGACGGGCGCTTTCGTATCCAGCCGTTGGGCCAGGCCAAAGTCAATGATCTTGATCTGGTGGCTGGTGCGGGTATGGCACATAATGTTCTCGGGCTTCAGGTCCAGATGCACCACACTCTGGCTGTGCATGTAGGCCACTCCATCGCAAACCTGTCGCAGGAACAGGATGCAGTCCATTTCGGTCAGGGTGAAGTCGTCAGCCACCACGCGTTCAAATAGCTCACCGCCAGTAATGCTGGGGAATGATACAATATGAGTGGGGGGATCTTGTTATAAAGGCAATCCATTATACTCACTACTCCATCACCATGACAATCTCCCTGGGACTTTCGAAGGAGGCTGCTAGTTGGAGCAGTTTCGGATGCTGCAGTGAACGCATGATGGAGATCTCCTCGAGCACCttctgacgatcctgtgacttGATGCACTTGATCACCTTGGCAGCCAGCAGCTGCTCCGGCTGACCGCGCTCCTGCACCTTGTAGACGATGCCAAAGCGTCCTTTGCCCAGCTCCTCGATGATCTCGAATCGCGACTTGAAGTCTCCGCCGGATTGGACGCTCACCGACTGGCCGAAATGATCGGTGACATCCGCTGTGGTCCTCTGTGGCTTGCTGGTGATCTGCACCAGTTCGCTGGCCTGACCGGGTTCACTGCGTCCGTGGATATTCTCAGCACGAATCCTGAATCGGTATTGCAGCTGCGGCTGGAGGTTCTTGACGGTGTAGGCCAGGGTGTCCACCACGCGGGTCACCTGCTGCCAGTTGTCCTTATCGCAGTCCTCACCAATGGTCTGCATCTCAATGCTAGAGGTTTACAGAGGATGTGAGTGATCAGCCTTAAAGGGGTTCTACTTCAGAGTACTCACATGAAGCCCGTGATCATACAGCCACCGTCGTAGGGTGGACCGCACCAGGCTACTGCCACGCGATCTGGTCCTAGGGAGACGCTGGGTTGGCCACTTGGTGGCTCTGGAGGACCCTCAACTGCCACCGAGGCAGCCGAAGCCTCCACGCCGTAGTCATTCATCACCTCCACCGTGTACTTGCCACTGTCGTCCGCCGAGATGTCCGTGATGTAGAGCGTCGACTGTTGGCCCGAAGTCCGGATCGTCACATTGGAGCTCTCCACAATGGGATGGCACTGTGGGGAAAAGAGAGATTTGTGTGAGAAATTGAGAAATGCACagggaagaagaaaatttACCAAAGGGGCTGAGGGGTAACTatattatgtttaaaatttaattttcctaAATGATTAACATCTTTAAGGTTTCGAGTAAAAGTCTTTGTATTACAAACAACAATTGATTAGAAATATTAATAGCTTTGATAAATACACGAAAAATTACAGTTCTGAGTATTAACTTcagttttatttattgataaaGATGGAAAATCGAAACATTacatttttcaatatcaatCTAACACTATTCAATGCATCAAATGGCTCCAGACATTTATCTCTGTACGGTTTAAGTAATTTTTTCTGCAAATATATTGTTTACCCTACCTTTAGTGTGAAAGTTAGATAAATTTGGTGCCTCTTCAAGATAAAAGAATGACGAATAACTCAATTTCGGGGTGATTTATTTGGTAGTGTACCTCAAGCTCTGGCAGCCAACCTTCGCTGGTGCGACTCGCCCAGCATTTGCGGTTTGCAACCATTACGTAGCCAGTCTAGGCAACCCAAGCAGCCCAACTAGCCCAGCGAACCCAAGCCCGACCGAACAACACCGCAAACTGATCGTGACACAGTCACAACAATCGGAGACCTAGGCTAAATGCCCAAAGCGAGACAGTGAACTATCGAGATAGGGTGCAGAGTGGGCTTATGGCAGATAAAGAATATGGAATATGTGGATCCATAATCCCCGGGTCTGCCTGCTTTGGCCAAATTGGGTCAAGATTGCACAACACCTCGCTCCGGCTCGAAACCGGACCAATTACCATAAGCCTACTGCCTCACAATGATATAGGtatttctatatttataaACCCCTTTTGAGGACTTACCGCCTTGTACCAGATGACTTTGGTGCCCGGGAATGGCTCGTAGCGAACGCTCAGCCGAACATGTCCACCGATGAGGGCGGTGCAGTCCTCGGGGCGTCTCAAAATGCAGCTTCTGGCCGCCAGCGAGGAGCTGGAGCTGTTGCCCCTGATGGCGGGCAGTACCAGGAGGGTGGTGTAAGTACGGGTGGCGGGTATGCGCCGGGTTTCCGCCTGGGGGTGCTTCACCTGCAGGCAGATCTCTCCGCTCCTTGACGCGGTGACGTCACGCATGCGCAGAAGCCGAATGCCGTTCTCTGGATATGACTCCAACTGAAGAAAAGGGAAAAGAACATGTGGAGTATTAGCTAGGGATCTTATATACACTGGGGAAAAAGTAATAAAGTTCTTAATTAAAGAATAATTACTTCTTTAAGTAAAGATTATTATTGGGCTTTCTCAAAGCTTTATTAATTGATATTTTATTGAGCCATAAATATAATCAAGAACAATGTTATTGATagatattttctaaaaaacgGTTTCGTTTTCTTAATTTGCAAAGTggctttttttaaatatcttgTAGTGTATTGAAAGGCGAACGTAAATTTCTTGTGAAAAGTGAAATTAGTTCCATCAAATATTTGCTTATGTGTTAATTGAATTCAAAGTGTGACAAGCGAAGTGAAGAGACCTTTAAAgacgttttttttaaaaaagtaacCTAAGTTATAggtttaaaaataagaaatcaTAATATATATAGGACATGATTCCACTTTGATCATTTGAAAGTATAAAAACAGTATGTGGGATAGATCTTTATCTTCTTTAAGTGAATTTTACCAAGTATTAAAAATGGGATAAGGGAATTCCGATATTTGAAAGCATGCCACTGTATATCTTTAATAAAACcactttataatatttttgggATAAGCAATGAAGTTCACAGATTCAATAACAACACTTCTGTTAATGTTTAGGTATATAAacttttttctcagtgtagCCCGTTCACATGGGTAAACAATTATATACTGTGTGCACAAGTGTCTGGAGAGGAGAGGGAGCGACCGATCCGATCCGGGACCGAAGCAGACTATAGTGACGCGACGCCAACTGAGGTTGCTATAGAACTGAAAGGCCTCTCCGTGGCACGCACCAATTAAGCGAGAACCGAGAACGGAGAACGGAGAATCGGGAACGGGAATGGGACCCCGAGCGGACCTCGCCAAACGGAATTCCATGAGCGGCGACCAAACGATCGTGACAATGACACTTTCACGCCCGCTCTCATTTTCATTGGAGCACAAACCTTATCGAAGGGGGATAGTTATATAGGGCTCAGGCCGAGCGAATGAATGCCAGCGACATTGATACACTCGCACTCGGATGCAAGTGCAATCGAATTGCTTCGCCTACCTGTGACATCTTGTCACGCCTTTGCTTTCGATTGAGATTCCGATTGAGATTGGGACTTTGGCTTGCCCATGCATCTGGATCGGgggtgtatctgtatctgataGTTGCGAATTTTCGGGTCTAAAATCCGAGGACCGAGGGCACCGAGATGTGCGCCGCTTGAGCGCCGACGAACGAATGTTTCCCCAGCAAAGGCGACATCGTTGGCATGCAGCTCGCTTGCCGGCATATTTCAATCTTCGCTTTTGGGCCTCCAATATGTGTGGCTTATGCAAATGAGCATGCTCTCACACACTCCGACTCTGGCTCGATATATacacaattattattattgttttctcCGCCAAAAGTGCGAACAAGCAGCCTGCGGCAAGGCAAGAGTAGAAATGAAGAGCTCTGTTTTTGGCGTTTTGGGGCCAATCGCTCTGTTCGGGTTTTATTACGtttattacgcatacgcaccGTCATGTTAAGTGAGTCATCCGAGTGGGCCAAAAGTTGCCCGTTGAGGTACCattcggcttccgcttggcagGGGAAAACACGGGCGTAGAACAGGGCTTCCTCGCCGGAACCGCAGACAACCGGAAGTGGTGACTTCAGGAGCTGGACACACTCCTCATCCTGCCCACGAAGATCCCGCTCCAGAACGCACAGCTCCCCGCTGGTGCTGCAGTCGCATTCGCTGGAGATGGACAGCGAATCGGAGTGGCAGGTGGAGCTCCAGTTCCAGTTCCAGGTGGAGGCGGAGTCATTGATTCCGCTGGTGAACACCTGGCAGCTGTAGATGCCCGAGTCAATGTCGAAGGCGTCGTTGATTCGCAGGCACAGACGTCCATTGCCATGATCAATGTAACTGCAATAAGTATTAATACAAGTGCGATAAATAGTTGTCGCTGCGTATGGCGAACACAAAGGGAGAAAAGCGACGTTGTTATTCAATCGAGGCTAATCGTTCGAAAATGGGTGCTTATAAAACACTCAGTTGCGGTCAGCACATTTACATTGTTCTCACAAATTAATTGAAGTGAATAATATTACTATATTGTAGGTTTAAATGGTTCGGTTTATTGCGAAAACTGTCTTTTCATAATTAAAATGATACAGTTTTTATATTAAGTCAGTTTGTTTCGAATAAGGTCAGCCAAGAAGGgttgtataaaaaataatatatgttataagcaaataataaatattaactcTATAACCATTTGTAAAAGTATTTTGTATCTATGAGGTTgtagcataaaaatattttgagcccctataaactttaatttaattagttaaaaaataattggtAGGGTGTATTTCAAAACAAGTactctataaatatttataaacaaaggTTGCAATcaattggaatttaaaatatttttagtgtttaaaaaagaaataaaatatattatgaaATTTATGTAACAACGATTTGTTTATTATACATTCACAAACAAACGGTATGGTCAATTAAAGGTACTTCATCAGATATACTCACTTGAACTCATCACTGTCCGGTAGAATTTCGCCATTCCGCAGCCACACGTAGCTGTAGGGCTCGTCGCATTGGATTGCGCAGCACAGATCGATCACCTCGCCCTCCAGCGATTTAGTAATCTCAGGCAGTGGTTCCGTGATGACGGCGCGACGCCTCAGAATCTCCGTATTTGGTTCGTGGAAGGTGACTGCGGTGGAACTGATCAGGGGATCGTGGTCGCCGCTAAAGATGCAGGTATACAGGCCCTCGTCCTCTCGCGTCACATTGTCCACGATCAGCAGGGCCATCGATTCCTCTTCCTGCAGCAGAATGTGCACTCGCTCCGACTCCTCCAGCTCCACGTTGTTGTGGTAGAACCTCACCGAGGGCACCGAGGAGCCCCGATAGCCACTTGCCAGAGCCATGCGTCCGCCAATTGCTGTGGGAATTAAGTCAGATAGTAATTCAGTTGAAAGCAAGTAAGCATTTCTATGATCATTAAGTCTGAGTTACTTCACAGATTTGTAAAGCCAAGAGTGGGAAATTGTTAGAAAGGAATTCACTTAAAACTACAGAATAAGCTTTTAAATAATCTCCATTTATCTCTTTAGTCTTATAAATGAATCAATCTTGTTTGAAGTATTatctaaaataaattaatgtaaataaatttgtGATGAAGACATTCCTTCTGTATACATTTTAACACGTagatcaatattttttaataattcgaaccaaagaacctaatacaaATGGTTTTCAAACCCGTTTTAAAGAGCTAAGATCGATTCGGTTGCAAGAAAATTTTCACCTCCAAAAACACAATCatccatattttaaaatcggttcataaaaaaaaaataacttaaGAACTCTTTCATCTTCACTTAAAAACGTAtcttttcaaataaataagaaGACGAAATCTCAAAATGAGATaattttgtcttgtcttttttcTTTCCTAATTATTAAAACCAACTGAAAGGGAAGTTCAAAGTTTCCACCCACCTGTGGATGGACCCATGATGCGCCTGTACAAGTGGGCGTTTCGGCGGGAGGAGGAGGCGCGCACACTGCGCACGGAGGGCGACTTGGAGTAGCGGGAGCTGCGGATGACATCCAAGCGAGCGGTGGCCTCGATCCGCCCGAAGTCGTTCTCCAGCGTGACGCGATACAGGCCGGCATCGTCGAAGGACACCTCATCGATCTCGATGATGCGGAGGTCGTCGATCTCCTTGACGGC contains:
- the LOC119550040 gene encoding myosin light chain kinase, smooth muscle isoform X15, whose product is MRDVTASRSGEICLQVKHPQAETRRIPATRTYTTLLVLPAIRGNSSSSSLAARSCILRRPEDCTALIGGHVRLSVRYEPFPGTKVIWYKACHPIVESSNVTIRTSGQQSTLYITDISADDSGKYTVEVMNDYGVEASAASVAVEGPPEPPSGQPSVSLGPDRVAVAWCGPPYDGGCMITGFIIEMQTIGEDCDKDNWQQVTRVVDTLAYTVKNLQPQLQYRFRIRAENIHGRSEPGQASELVQITSKPQRTTADVTDHFGQSVSVQSGGDFKSRFEIIEELGKGRFGIVYKVQERGQPEQLLAAKVIKCIKSQDRQKVLEEISIMRSLQHPKLLQLAASFESPREIVMVMEYITGGELFERVVADDFTLTEMDCILFLRQVCDGVAYMHSQSVVHLDLKPENIMCHTRTSHQIKIIDFGLAQRLDTKAPVRVLFGTPEFIPPEIISYEPIGFKSDMWSVGVICYVLLSGLSPFMGDTDVETFSNITRADYDYDDEAFDCVSQEAKDFISQLLVHRKEERLTAQQCLESKWLCQRHDDHLSNNKICTDKLKKFIIRRKWQKTGNAIRALGRMASLSVSRRNSAIAMGALSSPRPSISGLSMLTASAIGIGMSSQMTSLHEEEDDFSVEMPPVEKRTVLKLRDKSQCSERSDSGYSECSNCSGAQETLLLSLAKSKLEAIAKASSSSPTVVQDAELHPVTLELPAKGGEAIMRSDFTNTIKMRKKSLEDSAAREKPKAKPQVKPLCESKLKVSQLKDRFQVSPPASASASAANKPPLAFEPFKIAKVASVGRISRTEESGKTGRGTASSLPSGSSKGRPPQARSMPSSPLPQRSATPTRLMSQRVREAAERLAQQHTVASAQRQFGNAKSIGNGNGNGNTANTETGRESRARRLINRFNNETQHITS
- the LOC119550040 gene encoding myosin light chain kinase, smooth muscle isoform X14 is translated as MSQLESYPENGIRLLRMRDVTASRSGEICLQVKHPQAETRRIPATRTYTTLLVLPAIRGNSSSSSLAARSCILRRPEDCTALIGGHVRLSVRYEPFPGTKVIWYKACHPIVESSNVTIRTSGQQSTLYITDISADDSGKYTVEVMNDYGVEASAASVAVEGPPEPPSGQPSVSLGPDRVAVAWCGPPYDGGCMITGFIIEMQTIGEDCDKDNWQQVTRVVDTLAYTVKNLQPQLQYRFRIRAENIHGRSEPGQASELVQITSKPQRTTADVTDHFGQSVSVQSGGDFKSRFEIIEELGKGRFGIVYKVQERGQPEQLLAAKVIKCIKSQDRQKVLEEISIMRSLQHPKLLQLAASFESPREIVMVMEYITGGELFERVVADDFTLTEMDCILFLRQVCDGVAYMHSQSVVHLDLKPENIMCHTRTSHQIKIIDFGLAQRLDTKAPVRVLFGTPEFIPPEIISYEPIGFKSDMWSVGVICYVLLSGLSPFMGDTDVETFSNITRADYDYDDEAFDCVSQEAKDFISQLLVHRKEERLTAQQCLESKWLCQRHDDHLSNNKICTDKLKKFIIRRKWQKTGNAIRALGRMASLSVSRRNSAIAMGALSSPRPSISGLSMLTASAIGIGMSSQMTSLHEEEDDFSVEMPPVEKRTVLKLRDKSQCSERSDSGYSECSNCSGAQETLLLSLAKSKLEAIAKASSSSPTVVQDAELHPVTLELPAKGGEAIMRSDFTNTIKMRKKSLEDSAAREKPKAKPQVKPLCESKLKVSQLKDRFQVSPPASASASAANKPPLAFEPFKIAKVASVGRISRTEESGKTGRGTASSLPSGSSKGRPPQARSMPSSPLPQRSATPTRLMSQRVREAAERLAQQHTVASAQRQFGNAKSIGNGNGNGNTANTETGRESRARRLINRFNNETQHITS
- the LOC119550041 gene encoding probable cytochrome P450 4aa1; this translates as MFVEKVLERATKLELCSILILVVISLSIYTFYATLSSYLRSVILSLRLTGPPSLPLLGNCMLVTDKDLMNKCAGKAFDLYGSLVRIWVLLFPFFAVLEPEDLQVILSSKKHTNKVFFYRLMHNFLGDGLITSSGSKWSNHRRLIQPAFHHSLLEKFIDTFVDASQSLYENLDASAVGSEINIAKYVNSCVLDILNEAVLGVPIKKKGQEAVSMEDSPFRQGKLMMPTRFTHPWLLLDGIYHWTKMASDELNQKKRLNDFTRKMIQRRRQIQNNNNGNGERKCLLDHMIEISESNPDFTEEDIVNEACTFMLAGQDSVGAAVAFTLFLLTQNPDCQERCLQELETIFGGSNRAPSMTDLHEMRYMEMCIKEALRLYPSVPLIARKLGEEVRLANHTLPAGSNVFICPYATHRLARIYPDPEKFLPERFSPENSENRHPYAFIPFSAGPRYCIGNRFAIMEIKTIVSRLLRSFQLLPVPGKTTIAATFRITLRASGGLWVRLKPRDHPLTDH